In the Staphylococcus sp. IVB6240 genome, one interval contains:
- a CDS encoding proline dehydrogenase, with protein MSLFKDFFIALSNNAFLNASAKKVGPSLGANKVVAGNTIDDVVKTIRRLNKKNIAATVDNLGEFVNSKQEAIAAKDDILKIMSAIHKNGLDAHVSIKLSQLGAEFDQQLAYDNAYEIVKQAAEYDQMHINFDTEKYDSLSDITHTLDQLKSEFSNVGTVIQAYLFKADELIDKYPDLRLRLVKGAYKESSHIAYQTREEIDANYIRLIEKRLLNAKNFTSIATHDHNVINHVKAFVEKHNIDKSKFEFQMLYGFRSELAESIAKEGYNFTIYVPYGDDWFGYFMRRLAERPQNLALAFKEFVKPKPLFVVAALGLTALLLGRGNKK; from the coding sequence ATGAGCTTATTCAAAGATTTTTTCATCGCATTATCAAATAATGCTTTTCTCAATGCATCAGCTAAAAAGGTAGGACCTTCTTTAGGTGCTAATAAGGTAGTAGCTGGTAATACGATTGACGATGTGGTGAAGACAATTCGTCGTCTGAACAAAAAAAATATTGCAGCAACTGTAGATAACTTGGGAGAATTTGTTAACTCAAAACAAGAAGCAATCGCTGCGAAAGACGATATTTTAAAAATTATGTCAGCGATACATAAAAATGGATTAGATGCACATGTATCTATTAAGTTAAGTCAATTAGGTGCTGAGTTTGATCAACAGCTTGCTTATGATAATGCTTATGAAATCGTGAAACAAGCAGCTGAATACGATCAAATGCATATTAATTTTGATACTGAAAAATATGATAGTCTATCAGATATTACGCATACACTTGACCAATTAAAATCTGAATTTTCAAATGTAGGTACAGTGATTCAAGCATATTTATTCAAAGCTGACGAACTCATTGATAAATATCCTGACTTGCGATTACGTTTAGTTAAGGGTGCCTATAAAGAATCTTCACACATTGCTTACCAAACACGTGAAGAAATTGATGCTAATTATATTCGTCTTATTGAAAAACGCTTATTAAATGCCAAAAACTTTACATCTATTGCAACACATGACCACAACGTCATTAATCACGTAAAAGCATTTGTTGAAAAACATAATATTGATAAATCTAAGTTTGAATTCCAAATGTTATATGGCTTCCGTTCTGAGCTTGCAGAATCAATCGCTAAAGAAGGTTACAACTTCACTATTTATGTACCATACGGTGATGACTGGTTCGGCTACTTTATGAGACGTCTTGCTGAACGTCCTCAAAACTTAGCACTTGCCTTCAAAGAATTCGTAAAACCAAAACCACTTTTCGTTGTGGCTGCATTAGGTTTAACAGCATTACTTTTAGGTAGAGGTAACAAAAAATAA
- the ribE gene encoding 6,7-dimethyl-8-ribityllumazine synthase: MNFEGQLVGQGLKIGIVVSRFNDFITGRLLDGALDALKRHQVDENDIDVAYVPGAFELPIVAKKMAQSDKYDAVITLGCVIRGATTHYDYVCNEAAKGIAKASDDTGIPVIFGVLTTENIEQAIERAGTKAGNKGAEVAVGAIEMANLLKAIG; encoded by the coding sequence ATGAACTTTGAAGGACAATTAGTTGGACAAGGATTAAAAATTGGTATTGTGGTAAGCCGCTTTAATGATTTTATTACAGGACGTTTATTAGATGGTGCTTTAGATGCACTGAAACGTCATCAAGTGGATGAGAATGATATCGATGTTGCCTATGTACCAGGTGCTTTTGAATTACCCATTGTTGCCAAAAAAATGGCGCAATCTGATAAATATGATGCAGTGATCACATTAGGCTGTGTCATTCGTGGTGCAACAACACATTATGACTATGTATGTAATGAAGCGGCAAAAGGTATTGCAAAAGCAAGTGATGATACAGGCATTCCAGTTATCTTCGGCGTATTAACAACAGAAAATATCGAACAAGCAATTGAACGTGCAGGTACTAAAGCAGGTAATAAAGGTGCGGAAGTCGCAGTAGGTGCAATTGAAATGGCGAACTTACTAAAAGCAATTGGATAA
- the ribB gene encoding 3,4-dihydroxy-2-butanone-4-phosphate synthase — MQFDKIEDALIALKKGESIIVCDDDDRENEGDLLAITEWMNDDTINFMARYGRGLICTPIDRSIAEQVGIDPMVQNNTDPHSTAFTVSIDHVASTTGISAFERTHTVRALIDENSTSATFNRPGHIFPLIAHEKGVLGRRGHTEAAVELAKLTGAKPAGVICEIMNEDGTMARGDDLLLFKQQHGLCMINIEDLVTYIKTTQSLISKEAKVELPTRYGTFDMYGFTSKIDGSELIAIVNGEIHDEMNVRIHSACATGDIFHSARCDCGEQLEFAMSYINENGGMIIYLPQEGRGIGLMNKLKAYELIEQGHDTVSANEALGFAPDMRDYDNAAQILKYFGIQSVNLMTNNPEKFEGLDHYGISMATRIPVITETNEHNHDYMQVKKNQMRHLI; from the coding sequence ATGCAATTTGATAAAATAGAAGACGCATTGATTGCTTTAAAAAAAGGTGAATCGATTATTGTATGTGATGATGATGATAGAGAAAATGAAGGTGACTTACTCGCTATTACTGAATGGATGAATGACGACACGATTAATTTTATGGCACGTTATGGCCGTGGTCTTATTTGTACCCCAATTGATCGGTCGATTGCAGAACAAGTGGGTATCGATCCAATGGTACAAAATAATACGGATCCACATTCTACCGCATTTACAGTAAGCATTGACCATGTGGCATCAACGACAGGTATCAGTGCATTTGAGCGTACACATACTGTAAGAGCGTTAATTGATGAAAATTCAACGTCGGCAACGTTTAACCGTCCGGGTCATATTTTCCCGCTTATTGCACATGAAAAAGGTGTGTTAGGTCGTCGGGGTCATACAGAAGCAGCAGTTGAACTCGCAAAATTGACTGGAGCAAAACCGGCGGGTGTCATTTGTGAAATCATGAATGAAGACGGTACGATGGCTAGAGGTGATGATTTACTATTATTTAAGCAACAGCATGGTTTATGCATGATTAATATTGAAGATTTAGTCACATATATCAAAACAACGCAGTCATTGATTTCAAAAGAAGCAAAGGTGGAATTACCAACACGCTATGGCACATTTGACATGTATGGTTTTACATCTAAGATTGATGGTTCAGAACTGATTGCGATTGTTAATGGTGAGATACATGATGAGATGAATGTACGTATCCACTCTGCTTGTGCGACAGGCGATATTTTTCACAGTGCCCGCTGTGATTGTGGTGAACAATTAGAATTTGCTATGTCATATATTAATGAAAATGGGGGTATGATTATCTATTTACCTCAAGAAGGTCGTGGCATTGGCTTAATGAATAAACTCAAAGCGTATGAATTGATTGAACAAGGTCATGACACAGTTTCAGCAAATGAAGCATTAGGTTTTGCACCAGACATGCGTGATTATGATAATGCAGCACAAATTTTAAAATATTTTGGCATACAATCAGTGAACCTAATGACAAATAATCCAGAGAAATTTGAAGGCTTAGATCATTATGGTATATCAATGGCTACGCGTATTCCTGTTATTACTGAGACAAATGAACATAACCATGACTATATGCAAGTTAAAAAAAATCAAATGAGACATTTAATATAA
- a CDS encoding riboflavin synthase, which translates to MFTGIVEEIGTIQSIKKQNPTTELTIQCEKILSDMHIGDSISVNGTCLTVVRFDATSFTVQVITGTENKTYLGTLSTGQPVNLERALLATGRLGGHFVQGHVDDKGTILNIKQSQNEWIYTIKAPDHILKQMIPQGAIAVDGVSLTVFKKGTTSFDIHLIPETRKATILSMKRQGDPVHLETDMLFKYVENITRQNNGVSMDSLLRAGF; encoded by the coding sequence ATGTTTACAGGTATCGTTGAAGAAATTGGAACCATTCAATCAATCAAAAAGCAAAACCCCACAACTGAACTAACAATTCAATGCGAGAAAATATTAAGTGATATGCATATTGGTGATTCTATAAGTGTCAATGGTACTTGTTTAACCGTTGTAAGATTTGATGCTACATCGTTTACAGTTCAAGTCATAACAGGTACTGAAAATAAAACATATTTAGGGACACTGTCCACAGGTCAACCGGTCAATCTTGAACGTGCTTTATTAGCGACAGGTCGTTTAGGGGGCCATTTTGTACAAGGACATGTTGATGACAAAGGGACAATCCTGAATATTAAGCAATCTCAAAATGAATGGATCTATACGATTAAAGCACCGGATCATATTTTGAAGCAGATGATACCACAAGGCGCTATTGCTGTAGATGGTGTTAGCTTAACAGTATTCAAAAAAGGAACAACAAGTTTTGATATTCATTTAATACCGGAGACACGAAAGGCAACCATTTTGTCAATGAAACGACAAGGAGATCCCGTACATTTAGAAACAGATATGTTATTTAAATATGTTGAAAATATTACTCGTCAAAATAACGGTGTATCAATGGATAGCTTATTACGTGCAGGTTTTTAA
- the ribD gene encoding bifunctional diaminohydroxyphosphoribosylaminopyrimidine deaminase/5-amino-6-(5-phosphoribosylamino)uracil reductase RibD, with the protein MNNYLEHAIRLAEMVEGQTGVNPPVGAVVVKDGRIIGMGAHLQKGDKHAEIQAIDMAGEQNVSGATIYVSLEPCSHFGATPPCAQKIIETGIQKVVYAARDITLPATGHEMMSEKGIEVQYVPHPLAEDLYAPFFASKTSEVPIVTVKVSASMDGKQATDDQESQWITSKAVKEDVFQLRHMHDAIITGNGTLEADNPSLTVRIPEGRHPARIIMTHSGHINWDAAIFHDQLAPVYIYTDNRALTTSLAHVQIIYLPTTDVKSVLQDLYKRGFGRVLVEAGPKLTSQFLASEFISTFILYLAPKIIGGRGKYQYFQTDGVTPLDQLTNFEIVHSEMIDTDMKLQMKRK; encoded by the coding sequence ATAAATAACTATTTAGAACATGCAATTCGTTTAGCTGAAATGGTAGAAGGACAAACAGGTGTTAATCCACCAGTAGGTGCTGTTGTCGTAAAAGATGGTCGTATTATTGGCATGGGTGCGCATCTTCAAAAAGGTGACAAGCATGCTGAAATTCAAGCAATTGATATGGCGGGTGAACAAAATGTGAGTGGTGCAACAATTTATGTTTCATTAGAACCATGTTCACACTTTGGTGCAACACCACCCTGTGCGCAAAAGATTATCGAAACAGGCATACAAAAAGTTGTTTATGCTGCGAGAGATATCACACTTCCAGCAACAGGACATGAGATGATGTCAGAAAAAGGGATCGAGGTGCAATATGTGCCACACCCACTTGCCGAAGACTTATATGCACCATTTTTTGCATCTAAGACATCTGAAGTCCCTATTGTCACTGTGAAAGTCAGTGCAAGTATGGATGGCAAACAAGCAACGGATGATCAAGAAAGCCAGTGGATTACGTCTAAAGCTGTGAAAGAAGATGTCTTTCAATTACGGCATATGCACGATGCAATTATTACTGGAAACGGAACATTAGAAGCGGATAATCCGAGTCTCACAGTACGTATCCCTGAAGGACGTCATCCTGCACGTATTATCATGACGCATTCTGGTCATATTAACTGGGATGCCGCAATATTTCATGATCAACTTGCACCTGTCTATATTTATACAGATAATCGTGCATTGACGACATCTTTAGCACATGTCCAAATTATTTATCTACCAACAACTGACGTAAAGAGTGTATTACAAGATTTATATAAAAGAGGTTTTGGTCGTGTATTAGTTGAAGCTGGGCCAAAGCTGACTTCACAATTTTTAGCTTCTGAATTTATTTCAACCTTCATCCTTTATTTAGCCCCGAAAATAATAGGTGGTCGAGGGAAATACCAATATTTTCAAACAGATGGTGTGACACCACTTGACCAACTTACAAATTTTGAAATTGTCCATTCTGAAATGATAGATACTGACATGAAATTACAAATGAAAAGGAAATGA
- a CDS encoding FAD/NAD(P)-binding protein: MKVAIIGMGTAGVSVLRQLVKNEKFEQLEIDIFDNTKNMGQGEPFQNDSDDLLINVPADMLSLNIDNIKEFHEWYDTQKDFDYDDAEYLPRFVFGHYMKSYLDKYINHYNNIRVIPHEVTKIGIVEQSRHIHAKKIIVSAGQKDKFTATYDYVFLTIGTLSYHDPYQLKGLPRYIHEPYPANHTLDEVSEHDKVAVIGTGLASLDVIRYVLNHHNQSLTLASRGGKLPSVRGEMVPITLQFLTKSAFDEIKSENMGVVPLQKAIELVHQECELLDIPLSSLLDRRTGDVVEDLSYDLSHAESLGRLQSFLMTLKDNMNWIWNSFTYEDQMLFLDRYHHYFKENMNPMPRDTAQFIIEAIENKKLKIYSGLEKVENIDGRYQLAFEDKQHNTVVDVVINATGPKTKLDQLDASDGLLLDMADKHIVQAHPTGGIQIVPETNEVISPRYGTLSNLRAFGQMTNGVNFERNGVTMIVQQVVNSVKQLYSELEQCQETV, from the coding sequence ATGAAAGTAGCAATTATTGGGATGGGCACGGCAGGTGTCAGTGTTTTGAGACAACTTGTCAAAAACGAAAAATTTGAGCAATTGGAAATTGACATCTTTGATAATACAAAAAATATGGGACAAGGGGAACCGTTCCAAAATGATAGCGATGATTTACTGATTAATGTACCAGCAGATATGTTGTCACTCAATATAGATAACATAAAAGAATTTCATGAGTGGTATGATACGCAGAAGGATTTTGACTATGATGATGCAGAATATTTACCACGTTTTGTATTTGGTCATTATATGAAGAGTTACTTAGATAAATATATCAATCATTATAATAATATTCGTGTGATTCCTCATGAAGTGACAAAAATCGGTATTGTTGAGCAATCGAGACATATTCATGCTAAAAAGATCATTGTCAGTGCAGGACAAAAAGATAAGTTTACAGCTACATATGATTATGTTTTTCTTACAATTGGAACGCTATCATATCATGATCCATATCAGTTAAAAGGATTACCACGTTATATCCATGAACCCTATCCAGCCAACCACACATTAGATGAAGTATCAGAACACGATAAAGTTGCTGTGATTGGAACAGGTCTTGCCAGTTTAGATGTCATTCGATATGTGTTAAATCATCATAATCAATCGCTAACACTAGCAAGTAGAGGTGGAAAGTTACCAAGCGTTCGGGGAGAAATGGTGCCTATTACATTACAATTTTTAACTAAATCAGCATTTGATGAAATAAAATCAGAAAATATGGGTGTCGTTCCCTTACAAAAGGCCATCGAACTCGTTCATCAGGAATGTGAATTATTAGATATTCCACTCTCATCTTTACTGGATCGCAGAACAGGGGATGTTGTAGAAGACTTAAGTTATGATTTGTCTCACGCCGAATCATTAGGCCGCTTACAAAGCTTTTTGATGACGCTGAAAGACAATATGAACTGGATTTGGAATAGTTTCACCTATGAGGATCAGATGTTATTTCTAGATCGATATCATCACTACTTCAAAGAAAATATGAATCCCATGCCGAGAGATACAGCGCAGTTTATTATAGAAGCAATAGAGAATAAAAAGCTTAAAATTTATTCGGGTTTAGAAAAAGTAGAAAATATAGACGGAAGATATCAATTAGCATTTGAAGATAAACAGCATAATACAGTTGTAGATGTTGTCATCAATGCGACAGGGCCGAAAACAAAACTGGATCAATTGGATGCGTCAGATGGATTGTTACTTGATATGGCAGATAAGCATATTGTGCAAGCACATCCAACAGGAGGGATTCAAATTGTGCCAGAAACAAATGAAGTAATTAGCCCAAGATATGGAACTTTATCAAATCTACGTGCATTTGGACAAATGACAAATGGTGTTAATTTTGAACGTAATGGGGTTACAATGATTGTACAACAAGTAGTCAATAGCGTGAAACAGCTTTATTCAGAATTAGAACAATGCCAAGAAACGGTATAA
- a CDS encoding N-acetylglucosaminidase has product MKQHNKSSIIVIVGLLVITVLAAYTFFNMIKDQIFFESVDQVESVETLNVTLEEAAKKQINNYTSQQVSNKDNTNWRDASDAEIKDAMDSSVFMDDERQKYQFLDLSKYQGIDKNRIKRMLYEHPTLLNHTDDFIKAAKKQHVNEIYLISHALLETGSVVSELSNGVEIDGKKYYNFYGVGALDEDPIKTGAEYAKKQGWDTPEKAIDGGAKFIHDHYLSHEDQNTLYSMRWNPKDPGEHQYATDINWAKSNATIIADFYKDLKTEGKYFNWYVYKGDTKHQDGKNY; this is encoded by the coding sequence ATGAAGCAACATAACAAAAGTTCAATCATTGTGATTGTGGGGCTTTTGGTTATCACTGTTTTAGCAGCTTATACTTTTTTCAATATGATAAAGGATCAGATTTTCTTTGAATCAGTTGACCAAGTCGAATCAGTGGAAACATTAAATGTAACATTAGAAGAAGCCGCAAAAAAACAGATTAATAATTACACAAGTCAACAAGTATCAAATAAAGATAATACAAACTGGCGTGATGCGTCAGATGCTGAGATAAAAGATGCAATGGATAGTTCAGTATTTATGGATGATGAGCGTCAAAAATATCAATTCCTAGATTTATCAAAATATCAAGGGATTGATAAAAACAGAATAAAACGTATGCTTTATGAACATCCAACATTATTAAATCATACAGATGACTTTATTAAAGCCGCGAAAAAGCAACATGTGAATGAGATTTATCTCATTTCACATGCACTTTTAGAAACAGGTTCTGTTGTATCAGAATTATCTAATGGTGTTGAAATTGATGGTAAAAAGTACTACAACTTTTATGGTGTGGGTGCTTTAGATGAAGACCCAATTAAGACAGGTGCAGAGTACGCCAAGAAACAAGGTTGGGATACACCTGAAAAGGCTATTGATGGTGGTGCGAAGTTTATTCATGACCATTACTTATCGCATGAAGATCAAAATACATTATATAGTATGAGATGGAATCCTAAAGATCCTGGGGAACATCAATATGCCACAGATATCAATTGGGCAAAAAGTAATGCAACGATTATCGCTGATTTCTATAAAGATTTAAAAACAGAAGGTAAATATTTTAACTGGTATGTTTATAAAGGCGATACGAAACATCAAGATGGAAAAAATTATTAA
- a CDS encoding sigma-70 family RNA polymerase sigma factor, with the protein MNFNDTFERYHKYIHYLLHSFHIRYHYDEFYQLLLIKLWELHVSFDASRDTKFHSYITYRLRYYLIDLLRQSNRSPQIESLDTADIPLQKTHDNDLLFSIQQWALKLPYTHRHWLLLYLRGYTQVEIAARLNRSTSSIKNYKKATLKALRQSYFTEY; encoded by the coding sequence ATGAACTTTAATGACACTTTCGAACGCTATCACAAGTATATTCACTACTTGCTACATTCTTTTCATATTCGCTATCATTATGATGAATTTTATCAACTTTTACTGATAAAATTATGGGAACTACATGTCTCTTTTGACGCCTCACGAGATACAAAATTTCATTCTTATATCACTTATCGCCTCAGATATTATCTGATTGACCTCTTACGACAATCCAATCGTTCTCCTCAAATAGAATCATTAGATACCGCAGACATACCACTTCAAAAAACACATGATAACGACTTATTATTTTCCATTCAGCAATGGGCATTAAAACTCCCTTATACACATCGTCACTGGCTTTTACTTTACTTACGTGGCTATACTCAAGTAGAAATAGCAGCACGGTTAAATCGTTCAACCTCATCTATTAAAAACTATAAAAAAGCGACCCTCAAAGCTTTACGACAATCTTACTTTACCGAATACTAG
- a CDS encoding transaldolase: protein MTELKVQVFADGADIEQMKQAYQNKEVDGFTTNPSLMAKAGVKDYTAFAQDVVKAIPDASISFEVFGDDMETMEKEAKVIQQFGENIFVKIPIVNTKGESMLPLIEKLSAQGVKLNVTAVYTIEQVQAITDAVTEGVETYVSVFAGRIADTGVDPLPLMKESVRITHSKKGVQLLWASCRELFNVIQADEIGADIITCPADVVKKVSNIGRDIESLSVDTVKGFAKDIQASGLSIL from the coding sequence ATGACTGAATTAAAAGTACAAGTATTTGCTGATGGTGCAGACATCGAACAGATGAAACAAGCATATCAGAATAAAGAAGTAGACGGATTCACAACGAACCCGAGTTTAATGGCTAAAGCAGGGGTTAAAGATTATACTGCCTTCGCACAAGATGTTGTCAAAGCAATTCCAGATGCTTCAATTTCATTCGAAGTTTTCGGTGACGATATGGAAACAATGGAAAAAGAAGCTAAAGTGATTCAGCAATTTGGTGAAAATATTTTTGTTAAAATTCCAATTGTTAACACAAAAGGTGAATCGATGTTACCATTGATTGAAAAGTTATCAGCACAAGGTGTTAAATTAAATGTCACTGCAGTTTATACAATCGAACAAGTACAAGCGATTACAGATGCAGTTACAGAGGGTGTTGAAACATATGTCTCTGTATTCGCAGGACGTATTGCAGATACAGGTGTTGATCCTCTACCACTTATGAAAGAGTCAGTTCGCATCACGCACAGCAAAAAAGGCGTGCAATTATTATGGGCAAGCTGCCGTGAGTTATTTAATGTCATTCAAGCAGACGAAATCGGTGCAGACATTATTACTTGTCCAGCTGATGTCGTGAAAAAAGTTTCGAATATCGGTCGTGATATTGAATCATTATCTGTTGATACGGTTAAAGGATTTGCGAAAGATATTCAAGCGTCTGGTTTAAGTATTTTATAA
- the crcB gene encoding fluoride efflux transporter CrcB: MKYFMIFIGGSFGALLRYTLSFLPQMYSLPIGTFVANLLGAFLMGFFTATTLRLLTTHPHIKKGLTTGFIGALTTFSTFQYELIQLFDTQSWVILIFYGLLSYIGGLISCFWGYRLGVAAS; encoded by the coding sequence TTGAAATATTTTATGATATTTATCGGTGGTAGTTTTGGGGCCTTGTTGAGATATACTTTATCTTTTTTGCCACAAATGTACTCACTTCCAATCGGTACATTTGTAGCTAATTTATTAGGCGCCTTTTTAATGGGCTTTTTCACTGCAACAACATTGCGACTTCTCACAACGCATCCGCACATAAAAAAAGGACTAACAACTGGTTTCATCGGGGCGCTGACAACATTTTCAACTTTCCAATATGAATTGATACAACTATTTGATACACAATCATGGGTAATACTCATTTTCTATGGATTGTTGAGTTATATCGGTGGCCTGATAAGTTGCTTTTGGGGATATCGTTTAGGAGTGGCAGCATCATGA
- a CDS encoding CrcB family protein, which yields MTILLILLGGGMGATLRAMLTDIINHYVKTPFPVATSLINLLGSCLIGFLGGVFITTMPLYSLFITGILGGFTTFSTFQLDLVQQLKKRQWIQFGCYSLLQFFGCFISCYIGTQIL from the coding sequence ATGACAATACTTCTAATACTGCTAGGTGGTGGTATGGGTGCTACCTTGCGTGCCATGCTAACTGATATAATTAACCATTATGTGAAAACACCATTCCCTGTCGCAACAAGTTTAATTAATTTGTTAGGAAGTTGTCTTATTGGATTTCTAGGTGGTGTGTTCATCACCACAATGCCGTTATACAGTTTATTTATTACTGGTATTTTAGGAGGATTCACAACATTTTCTACTTTCCAACTTGATCTTGTTCAGCAACTCAAAAAGCGTCAATGGATACAATTTGGCTGTTATAGCCTCTTACAATTTTTCGGTTGTTTTATTAGCTGCTATATTGGAACACAAATATTATAA
- a CDS encoding nuclease-related domain-containing protein, translated as MTQFGPMEIGLFVAVGIAIICFILFLIALNRKKKAQERYETQYKEKEEQLTKSHEEELEKIRIEKKKAETQHKEDYQTMVSSKNREIDALKLFSNNSSEYVTDMRLLGIRERLVKEKRIRPEDMHIMANIFMPTDDLNDITRISHLVLTRTGLYIIDSQLLKGHVYQGVTRNQFEENPMMAQVFKTLQLDETTSQTIVLDESDDQAHQLSIVDYSKHIERLEAVAAKLQHQLNDKYTPTPILYFNPKHDGDVTLSSYAPQSKTKVLVGPEQLNEFFNKYVFHGRIQYDVNDLQAIMDEIESYN; from the coding sequence ATGACACAGTTTGGCCCGATGGAAATAGGCTTATTTGTTGCTGTAGGTATTGCAATCATATGTTTTATTTTATTCTTGATTGCGCTTAATCGAAAAAAGAAAGCACAGGAAAGATATGAAACACAATACAAAGAAAAAGAAGAACAGTTAACAAAGTCACATGAAGAAGAGTTAGAAAAAATTCGTATTGAAAAGAAAAAAGCAGAAACGCAACATAAAGAAGATTACCAAACAATGGTTTCTTCTAAAAACAGAGAAATCGATGCGTTGAAGTTATTTTCAAACAATAGTAGTGAATATGTTACAGATATGCGTTTATTAGGTATTCGTGAACGTTTAGTCAAAGAGAAACGTATTCGACCAGAAGATATGCACATCATGGCCAACATTTTTATGCCAACTGATGATTTGAATGATATTACACGTATTAGTCATTTAGTCCTTACACGTACGGGATTGTATATCATCGATTCTCAATTGTTAAAAGGGCATGTCTATCAAGGTGTGACGCGCAATCAGTTTGAAGAAAACCCAATGATGGCACAAGTTTTCAAAACACTGCAATTAGACGAAACGACATCTCAAACGATTGTATTGGATGAAAGTGATGATCAAGCACATCAACTTTCTATCGTTGATTATTCTAAGCATATTGAACGCCTTGAAGCGGTGGCGGCTAAGTTACAACATCAACTTAATGATAAATATACACCAACACCGATTTTATACTTCAACCCAAAACATGATGGTGATGTGACATTATCAAGTTATGCACCACAAAGTAAAACAAAGGTACTTGTTGGACCTGAACAACTGAATGAATTCTTTAACAAATATGTATTCCATGGTCGTATTCAATATGATGTGAATGATTTGCAAGCAATTATGGATGAAATTGAATCTTATAATTAA